A genomic segment from Schistocerca piceifrons isolate TAMUIC-IGC-003096 chromosome 4, iqSchPice1.1, whole genome shotgun sequence encodes:
- the LOC124796206 gene encoding uncharacterized protein LOC124796206, with the protein MGPPTLQMRKPTTHHGNEETDYTSQKSERPKDVTLTHGATNITDEETDYTSQKSERPKDVTLTHGATNITDEKTDYTSQKSERPKDVTLTHGATNIRDEETDYTSWKSERPKDVTLTHGATNIRDEETDYTSWKSERPKDVTLTHGATNIRDEETDYTSQKSERPKDVTLTHGATNITDEETDYTPQKSERPKDVTLTHGATNIRDEETDYTPQKSERPKDVTLTDGATNITDEETDYTPQKSERPKDVTLTHGATNIRDEETDYTSQKSERPKDVTLTHGVTNITDEETDYTSWKSERPKDVTLTHGATNISDEETDHTSQKSERPKDVTLTDGATNITDEETDYTPQKSERPKDVTLTHGATNIRDEETDYTSQKSERPKDDTLTHGATNIRDEETDYTSWKSERPKDVTLTHGATNIRDEETDYTSWKSERPKDVTLTHGATNIRDEETDYTSQKSERPKDVTLTHGATNIRDEETDYTSWKSERPKDVTLTHGATNITDEETDYTSQKSERPKDVTLTHGATNITDEKTDYTSQKSERPKDVTLTHGATNIRDEETDYTSWKSERPKDVTLTHGATNNTDEETDYTSQKSERPKDVTLTHGATNIRDEETDYTSQKSERPKDVTLTHGATNITDEETDYTSWKSERPKDVTLTHGATNITDEKTDYTPQKSERPKDVTLTHGATNIRDEETDYTSWKSERPKDVTLTHGATNITDEETDYTSWKSERPKDVTLTHGATNITDEETDYTPQKSERPKDVTLTHGATNIRDEETDYTSQKSERPKDVTLTHGATNITDEETDYTSWKSERPKDVTLTHGATNITDEKTDYTPQKSERPKDVTLTHGATNIRDEETDYTSWKSERPKDVTLTHGATNITDEETDYTSWKSERPKYVTLTHGATNITDEETDYTSQKSERPKDVTLTHGATNIRDEETDYTSQKSERPKDVTLTHGATNITDEETDYTSWKSERPKDVTLTHGATNITDEETDYTSWKSERPKDVTLTHGATNITDEETDYTSQKSERPKDVTLTHGATNITDEKTGYTPQKSERPKDVTLTHGATNITDEETDYTPQKSERPKDVTLTHGATNIRDEETDYTSQKSERPKDVTLTHGATNITDEETDYTSWKSERPKDVTLTHGATNISDEETDHNEETDYTPQKSKRPKDVTLTHGATNVTDEETDYTSQKSEGPKDVTLTHGATNITDEETDYTPQKSERPKDVTLTHGATNIRDEETDYTSQKSERPKDVTLTHGATNITDEETDYTSWKSERPKDVTLTHGATNIKDEETDYTPQKSERPKDVTLTHGATNITDEETDYTSQKSERPKDVTLTHGATNITDEETDYTPQKSERPKDVTLTHGATNITDEETDYTLQKSERPKDVTLTHWATNISDEETDYTPQKSERPKDVTLTHGATNITDEKNDYTPQKSERPKDVTLTHGATNITDEEADYSSQNITGEETDYTSQKSERPKDVTLTHGATSITDEETDYTTQKSKRPKDVTLTHGATNITDEETDYTSQKSERPKDVTLTHGATNITDEETDYTSQKSERPKDVTLTHGATNITDEETDYTSQKSERPKDVTLTHGATNITDEETDYTSWKSERPKDVTLTHGATNITDEKTDYTPQKSERPKDVTLTHGATNIRDEETDYTSWKSERPKDVTLTHGATNITDEETDYTSWKSERPKYVTLTHGATNITDEETDYTSQKSERPKDVTLTHGATNIRDEETDYTSQKSERPKDVTLTHGATNITDEETDYTSWKSERPKDVTLTHGATNITDEETDYTSWKSERPKDVTLTHGATNITDEETGYTSQKSERPKDVTLTHGATNITDEKTGYTPQKSERPKDVTLTHGATNITDEETDYTPQKSERPKDVTLTHGATNIRDEETDYTSQKSERPKDVTLTHGATNITDEETDYTSWKSERPKDVTLTHGATNISDEETDHSSQKSERPKDVTLTHGATNITDEETDYTSQKSERPKDVTLTHGATNITDEETDYTPQKSKRPKDVTLTHGATNVTDEETDYTSQKSEGPKDVTLTHGATNITDEETDYTPQKSERPKDVTLTHGATNIRDEETDYTSQKSERPKDVTLTHGATNIADEETDYTSWKSERPKDVTLTHGATNIKDEVTDYTPQKSERPKDVTLTHGATNITDEETDYTSQKSERPKDVTLTHGATNITDEETDYTPQKSERPKDVTLTHGATNITDEETDYTLQKSERPKDVTLTHWATNISDEETDYTPQKSERPKDVTLTHGATNITDEETDYTPQKSERPKDVTLTHGATNITDEETDYTLQKSERPKDVTLTHWATNISDEETDYTPQKSERPKDVTLTLGATNITDEKNDYTPQKSERPKDVTLTHGATNITDEETDYSSQNITGEETDYTSQKSERPKDVTLTHGATSITDEETDYTTQKSKRPKDVTLTHGATNITDEETDYTSQKSERPKDVTLTHGATNITDEETDYTSQKSERPKDVTLTHGATNITDEETDYTSQKSERPKDVTLTHGATNITDEETDYTSWKSERPKDVTLTHGATNITDEKTDYTPQKSERPKDVTLTHGATNITDEETDYTSWKSERPKDVTLTHGATNITDEETDYTSWKSERPKYVTLTHGATNITDEETDYTSQKSERPKDVTLTHGATNIRDEETDYTSQKSERPKDVTIKHGATNITDEETDYTSWKSERPKDVTLTHGATNITDEETDYTSWKSERPKDVTLTHGATNITDEETDYTSQKSERPKDVTLTHGATNITDEKTGYTPQKSERPKDVTLTHGATNITDEETDYTPQKSERPKDVTLTHGATNIRDEETD; encoded by the exons atggggccaccaacattacagatgaggaaaccgactacacatcatggaa atgaggaaaccgactacacatcacagaagtctgaaagaccaaaagatgtcacactaacacatggagccacaaacattacagatgaggaaaccgactacacatcacagaagtctgaaagaccaaaagatgtcacactcacacatggggctacaaacattacagatgagaaaaccgactacacatcacagaagtctgaaagaccaaaagatgtcacactaacacatggggccaccaacattagagatgaggaaaccgactacacatcatggaagtctgaaagaccaaaagatgtcacactaacacatggggccaccaacattagagatgaggaaaccgactacacatcatggaagtctgaaagaccaaaagatgtcacactaacacatggggccaccaacattagagatgaggaaaccgactacacatcacagaagtctgaaagaccaaaagatgtcacactaacacatggggcgacaaacattacagatgaggaaactgactacacaccacagaagtctgaaagaccaaaagatgtcacactaacacatggggccaccaacattagagatgaggaaaccgactacacaccacagaagtctgaaagaccaaaagatgtcacactaacagatggggccacaaacattacagatgaggaaactgactacacaccacagaagtctgaaagaccaaaagatgtcacactaacacatggggccaccaacattagagatgaggaaaccgactacacatcacagaagtctgaaagaccaaaagatgtcacactaacacatggggtcaccaacattacagatgaggaaaccgactacacatcgtggaagtctgaaagaccaaaagatgtcacactaacacatggggctacaaacatttcagatgaggaaaccgaccacacatcacagaagtctgaaagaccaaaagatgtcacactaacagatggggccacaaacattacagatgaggaaactgactacacaccacagaagtctgaaagaccaaaagatgtcacactaacacatggggccaccaacattagagatgaggaaaccgactacacatcacagaagtctgaaagaccaaaagatgacacactaacacatggggccaccaacattagagatgaggaaaccgactacacatcatggaagtctgaaagaccaaaagatgtcacactaacacatggggccaccaacattagagatgaggaaaccgactacacatcatggaagtctgaaagaccaaaagatgtcacactaacacatggggccaccaacattagagatgaggaaaccgactacacatcacagaagtctgaaagaccaaaagatgtcacactaacacatggggccaccaacattagagatgaggaaaccgactacacatcatggaagtctgaaagaccaaaagatgtcacactaacacatggggccacaaacattacagatgaggaaaccgactacacatcacagaagtctgaaagaccaaaagatgtcacactcacacatggggctacaaacattacagatgagaaaaccgactacacatcacagaagtctgaaagaccaaaagatgtcacactaacacatggggccaccaacattagagatgaggaaaccgactacacatcatggaagtctgaaagaccaaaagatgtcacactaacacatggggccaccaacaatacagatgaggaaaccgactacacatcgcagaagtctgaaagaccaaaagatgtcacactaacacatggggccaccaacattagagatgaggaaaccgactacacatcacagaagtctgaaagaccaaaagatgtcacactaacacatggggccaccaacattacagatgaggaaaccgactacacatcatggaagtctgaaagaccaaaagatgtcacactaacacatggggccacaaacattacagatgagaaaaccgactacacaccacagaagtctgaaagaccaaaagatgtcacactaacacatggggccaccaacattagagatgaggaaaccgactacacatcatggaagtctgaaagaccaaaagatgtcacactcacacatggggctacaaacattacagatgaggaaaccgactacacatcatggaagtctgaaagaccaaaagatgtcacactaacacatggggccacaaacattacagatgaggaaaccgactacacaccacagaagtctgaaagaccaaaagatgtcacactaacacatggggccaccaacattagagatgaggaaaccgactacacatcacagaagtctgaaagaccaaaagatgtcacactaacacatggggccaccaacattacagatgaggaaaccgactacacatcatggaagtctgaaagaccaaaagatgtcacactaacacatggggccaccaacattacagatgagaaaaccgactacacaccacagaagtctgaaagaccaaaagatgtcacactaacacatggggccaccaacattagagatgaggaaaccgactacacatcatggaagtctgaaagaccaaaagatgtcacactcacacatggggctacaaacattacagatgaggaaaccgactacacatcatggaagtctgaaagaccaaaatatgtcacactaacacatggggccacaaacattacagatgaggaaaccgactacacatcacagaagtctgaaagaccaaaagatgtcacactaacacatggggccaccaacattagagatgaggaaaccgactacacatcacagaagtctgaaagaccaaaagatgtcacactaacacatggggccaccaacattacagatgaggaaaccgactacacatcatggaagtctgaaagaccaaaagatgtcacactaacacatggggccaccaacattacagatgaggaaaccgactacacatcatggaagtctgaaagaccaaaagatgtcacactcacacatggggctacaaacattacagatgaggaaaccgactacacatcacagaagtctgaaagaccaaaagatgtcacactaacacatggggccacaaacattacagatgagaaaaccggctacacaccacagaagtctgaaagaccaaaagatgtcacactaacacatggggccacaaacattacagatgaggaaactgactacacaccacagaagtctgaaagaccaaaagatgtcacactaacacatggggccaccaacattagggatgaggaaaccgactacacatcacagaagtctgaaagaccaaaagatgtcacactaacacatggggccaccaacattacagatgaggaaaccgactacacatcatggaagtctgaaagaccaaaagatgtcacactaacacatggggctacaaacatttcagatgaggaaaccgaccaca atgaggaaactgactacacaccacagaagtctaaaagaccaaaagatgtcacactaacacatggggccacaaacgttacagatgaggaaaccgactacacatcacagaagtctgaaggaccaaaagatgtcacactaacacatggggccacaaacattacagatgaggaaactgactacacaccacagaagtctgaaagaccaaaagatgtcacactaacacatggggccaccaacattagagatgaggaaaccgactacacatcacagaagtctgaaagaccaaaagatgtcacactaacacatggggccaccaacattacagatgaggaaaccgactacacatcatggaagtctgaaagaccaaaagatgtcacactcacacatggggctacaaacattaaagatgaggaaactgactacacaccacagaagtctgaaagaccaaaagatgtcacactaacacatggggccacaaacattacagatgaggaaaccgactacacatcacagaagtccgaaagaccaaaagatgtcacactaacacatggggccacaaacattacagatgaggaaaccgactacacaccacagaagtctgaaaggccaaaagatgtcacactaacacatggggccactaacattacagatgaggaaaccgactacacattacagaagtctgaaagaccaaaagatgtcacactaacacattggGCCACAAACAtttcagatgaggaaaccgactacacaccacagaagtctgaaagaccaaaagatgtcacactaacacatggggccacaaacattacagatgagaaaaacgactacacaccacagaagtctgaaagaccaaaagatgtcacactaacacatggggccacaaatatTACAGATGAGGAAGCCGACTactcatcacagaa caTTACAggtgaggaaaccgactacacatcacagaagtctgaaaggccaaaagatgtcacactaacacatggggccacaagcattacagatgaggaaaccgactacacaacACAGAAGTctaaaagaccaaaagatgtcacactaacacatggggccacaaacattacagatgaggaaactgactacacatcacagaagtctgaaagaccaaaagatgtcacactaacacatggggccacaaacattacagatgaggaaaccgactacacatcacagaagtctgaaagaccaaaagacgtcacactaacacatggggccacaaacattacagatgaggaaactgactacacatcacagaagtctgaaagaccaaaagatgtcacactaacacatggggccaccaacattacagatgaggaaactgactacacatcatggaagtctgaaagaccaaaagatgtcacactaacacatggggccaccaacattacagatgagaaaaccgactacacaccacagaagtctgaaagaccaaaagatgtcacactaacacatggggccaccaacattagagatgaggaaaccgactacacatcatggaagtctgaaagaccaaaagatgtcacactcacacatggggctacaaacattacagatgaggaaaccgactacacatcatggaagtctgaaagaccaaaatatgtcacactaacacatggggccacaaacattacagatgaggaaaccgactacacatcacagaagtctgaaagaccaaaagatgtcacactaacacatggggccaccaacattagagatgaggaaaccgactacacatcacagaagtctgaaagaccaaaagatgtcacactaacacatggggccaccaacattacagatgaggaaaccgactacacatcatggaagtctgaaagaccaaaagatgtcacactaacacatggggccaccaacattacagatgaggaaaccgactacacatcatggaagtctgaaagaccaaaagatgtcacactcacacatggggctacaaacattacagatgaggaaaccggctacacatcacagaagtctgaaagaccaaaagatgtcacactaacacatggggccacaaacattacagatgagaaaaccggctacacaccacagaagtctgaaagaccaaaagatgtcacactaacacatggggccacaaacattacagatgaggaaactgactacacaccacagaagtctgaaagaccaaaagatgtcacactaacacatggggccaccaacattagagatgaggaaaccgactacacatcacagaagtctgaaagaccaaaagatgtcacactaacacatggggccaccaacattacagatgaggaaaccgactacacatcatggaagtctgaaagaccaaaagatgtcacactaacacatggggctacaaacatttcagatgaggaaaccgaccacagttcacagaagtctgaaagaccaaaagatgtcacactaacacatggggcgacaaacattacagatgaggaaaccgactacacatcacagaagtctgaaagaccaaaagatgtcacactaacacatggggccacaaacattacagatgaggaaactgactacacaccacagaagtctaaaagaccaaaagatgtcacactaacacatggggccacaaacgttacagatgaggaaaccgactacacatcacagaagtctgaaggaccaaaagatgtcacactaacacatggggccacaaacattacagatgaggaaactgactacacaccacagaagtctgaaagaccaaaagatgtcacactaacacatggggccaccaacattagagatgaggaaaccgactacacatcacagaagtctgaaagaccaaaagatgtcacactaacacatggggccaccaacattgcagatgaggaaaccgactacacatcatggaagtctgaaagaccaaaagatgtcacactcacacatggggctacaaacattaaaGATGAGGTaactgactacacaccacagaagtctgaaagaccaaaagatgtcacactaacacatggggccacaaacattacagatgaggaaaccgactacacatcacagaagtccgaaagaccaaaagatgtcacactaacacatggggccacaaacattacagatgaggaaaccgactacacaccacagaagtctgaaaggccaaaagatgtcacactaacacatggggccactaacattacagatgaggaaactgactacacattacagaagtctgaaagaccaaaagatgtcacactaacacattggGCCACAAACAtttcagatgaggaaaccgactacacaccacagaaatctgaaagaccaaaagatgtcacactaacacatggggccacaaacattacagatgaggaaaccgactacacaccacagaagtctgaaaggccaaaagatgtcacactaacacatggggccactaacattacagatgaggaaaccgactacacattacagaagtctgaaagaccaaaagatgtcacactaacacattggGCCACAAACAtttcagatgaggaaaccgactacacaccacagaagtctgaaagaccaaaagatgtcacactaacacttggggccacaaacattacagatgagaaaaacgactacacaccacagaagtctgaaagaccaaaagatgtcacactaacacatggggccacaaatattacagatgaggaaaccgactactcatcacagaa caTTACAggtgaggaaaccgactacacatcacagaagtctgaaaggccaaaagatgtcacactaacacatggggccacaagcattacagatgaggaaaccgactacacaacACAGAAGTctaaaagaccaaaagatgtcacactaacacatggggccacaaacattacagatgaggaaactgactacacatcacagaagtctgaaagaccaaaagatgtcacactaacacatggggccacaaacattacagatgaggaaaccgactacacatcacagaagtctgaaagaccaaaagatgtcacactaacacatggggccacaaacattacagatgaggaaactgactacacatcacagaagtctgaaagaccaaaagatgtcacactaacacatggggccaccaacattacagatgaggaaaccgactacacatcatggaagtctgaaagaccaaaagatgtcacactaacacatggggccaccaacattacagatgagaaaaccgactacacaccacagaagtctgaaagaccaaaagatgtcacactaacacatggggcgacaaacattacagatgaggaaaccgactacacatcatggaagtctgaaagaccaaaagatgtcacactcacacatggggctacaaacattacagatgaggaaaccgactacacatcatggaagtctgaaagaccaaaatatgtcacactaacacatggggccacaaacattacagatgaggaaaccgactacacatcacagaagtctgaaagaccaaaagatgtcacactaacacatggggccaccaacattagagatgaggaaaccgactacacatcacagaagtctgaaagaccaaaagatgtcacaataaaacatggggccaccaacattacagatgaggaaaccgactacacatcatggaagtctgaaagaccaaaagatgtcacactaacacatggggccaccaacattacagatgaggaaaccgactacacatcatggaagtctgaaagaccaaaagatgtcacactcacacatggggctacaaacattacagatgaggaaaccgactacacatcacagaagtctgaaagaccaaaagatgtcacactaacacatggggccacaaacattacagatgagaaaaccggctacacaccacagaagtctgaaagaccaaaagatgtcacactaacacatggggccacaaacattacagatgaggaaactgactacacaccacagaagtctgaaagaccaaaagatgtcacactaacacatggggccaccaacattagagatgaggaaaccgactaa